The proteins below are encoded in one region of Paenisporosarcina cavernae:
- a CDS encoding DUF1850 domain-containing protein gives MKKRTFGILFFLLIAIVGIVTLPYKWSFVFYEQRNTSPIAYLPLENDESFQIRYTHSIHLSDVLETYLITKEKDIRVYGVEYEDFAIGMPSNAGEGETFVEKDGKYVITGMKTVIPSFDILVGDVDRDLYFLYNGYEHNMKDFLVRGNTYTLQLDKLSLFDQWKGENMHGGEQKSAS, from the coding sequence ATGAAAAAACGAACATTTGGTATCTTATTTTTCTTGTTAATAGCAATAGTTGGTATAGTGACTCTTCCGTACAAATGGAGTTTTGTCTTCTACGAACAACGAAATACATCCCCTATCGCTTATCTTCCGTTAGAAAATGACGAGTCATTTCAAATACGCTATACTCATTCTATCCACTTATCTGACGTCCTAGAGACATACCTCATAACAAAAGAAAAAGATATACGTGTTTATGGTGTAGAATACGAAGATTTCGCGATTGGAATGCCTTCAAATGCAGGAGAAGGAGAGACATTTGTCGAAAAAGATGGCAAATATGTTATTACGGGAATGAAAACGGTGATTCCTTCCTTCGATATTTTAGTTGGAGATGTCGATCGAGATTTATATTTTCTTTATAATGGGTATGAACATAACATGAAAGATTTCTTAGTAAGAGGGAATACATACACTTTACAACTAGACAAGCTTTCATTATTTGATCAATGGAAAGGGGAAAACATGCATGGCGGAGAACAAAAATCAGCATCTTGA
- a CDS encoding TAXI family TRAP transporter solute-binding subunit, which translates to MKTKTKIMAALGLSATLLLGACSSGGDGDYEYLSLATGGTTGTYYALGGSLAKIITDNTDSEVTAEVSQASAANMTALDEGDAEIAFVQTDIAYYAAEGLEMFDGKAVDSISAIGSLYPETIQLVTTEGSGIKTFADLKGKKVSVGAPGSGTFINAQQLLEIHGMSIDSDIDAQNLDFGESQESLQSGSIDAAFITSGTPTGAVEALNAVEKVVIVPVEADKAEELIAKYPYYATDTVKSGTYGLTTDVPTVSVNAMLVVNKDLPEDLVYDMTKAIFENTGEMAHAKAEMIKAETALNGVNIDVHPGAQKYFDEVGVEKK; encoded by the coding sequence ATGAAAACGAAGACAAAAATTATGGCAGCGTTAGGACTATCTGCAACGTTGCTACTAGGCGCTTGTAGTTCAGGTGGCGATGGCGATTATGAATACTTGAGCTTAGCAACAGGTGGAACAACTGGTACATATTATGCACTAGGTGGTTCATTAGCTAAAATCATTACAGACAACACTGATTCAGAAGTAACAGCGGAAGTTTCTCAAGCATCTGCAGCAAACATGACTGCTCTTGATGAAGGGGATGCGGAAATCGCATTCGTTCAAACAGATATTGCGTATTATGCTGCTGAAGGTTTAGAAATGTTCGATGGCAAAGCAGTCGATTCCATTTCGGCTATTGGTTCGTTATATCCAGAAACAATTCAATTGGTAACAACAGAAGGATCTGGAATTAAAACGTTTGCTGATTTAAAAGGCAAAAAAGTGTCAGTGGGTGCACCTGGATCAGGTACATTCATCAATGCACAACAATTATTGGAAATACACGGAATGTCAATCGATTCTGATATCGATGCACAAAACTTAGACTTTGGTGAATCACAAGAAAGTTTACAATCAGGATCAATTGATGCTGCTTTCATTACTTCAGGTACTCCAACAGGAGCTGTAGAAGCATTAAATGCAGTGGAAAAAGTCGTTATCGTACCAGTTGAAGCTGATAAAGCGGAAGAATTAATTGCAAAATATCCTTACTATGCGACAGATACAGTAAAATCAGGCACTTACGGATTAACAACAGATGTTCCAACTGTTTCCGTTAATGCGATGCTAGTTGTGAATAAAGATCTTCCAGAAGATCTAGTGTATGACATGACGAAAGCAATCTTCGAAAACACTGGTGAGATGGCACATGCTAAGGCAGAAATGATTAAAGCTGAAACAGCTTTAAATGGTGTTAACATTGATGTTCATCCTGGTGCGCAAAAATACTTCGATGAAGTTGGCGTAGAGAAGAAATAA